The DNA region ttttctagTTATATTTAGTCAGTAAACCCTAAATTCAATACATTTTACCAATAAATATGAATTATTCTAAGAATCGATTATAAGACTGTTACCAAAAGCAGTACCTACCTGCAGAATAGTATAATATCCTTTGTGATTATGCCAAATTCTTGTTGACCTGACTTACTCCCCTCACCTCTTatactccctccctccctctgtcctgtcACACAATTTTTCCAGTCCTCCCatccgtctgtctctctgcacGTCACTTCAAATGTCCACAACACCTCTAATCTTAACCTAGAAATTTTTGATTCCATGTGAGTATCATCTCTGATAGGATTACATGTCGCTCTGTGAATATTACACATATATTATGTAtcataataatatattatatgTGAAGATTTACTTTATGTTTCATCTCACTGAGCCTTTATATGCCAGTTATCTCATCTGAATAAAGTAGATCATAGATTGAAAAGtatgctgactgtgtgtgtgtgtgtgtgtgtgtgtgtgtgtgtgtgtgtgtgtgtgtgtgtgtgtttacttgtaCATCCACCTTTGTAAGATCTCCATTGGTCCTCACTTGCGGACAAACCTTCAGTGGCCTGTTTGAGGGTTCAGACTTGGTTAAAACAAGGGTTTGGTTAAGGCAACAGTTTGGGTTaggcatgtaattgtaatgggaTTTGCATAATGTCAGTGAGGGTCCTCACAAGTATAGAAGTGCagggttgtttgtgtgtgtgtgtgtgtggggacaGTGTTTGGGTCAATCAAGGAGGCAAAGACAACCAGATTGCcttctgttttcctcagagctGAGTAAGTGCTGCAGTTTCCAAAGatacgaatctcatccaccacTCCCTTCACTGATAGCACtatccacttcctgttttggttgcgcCATGGTTGACGCACGTCCTTTGTCCAACAAAAGTTATCTCAGGACACTGTTAGTATTTAGCAAGTCTAGTACGCTTAAATGCCCTTAAATTAAATATGCAAGCAATTGATAGTGGTGGTGAGGAAAAATATCTTCTCAAGAGGTGGAAACTTCAAACAGAACCAGGCTCTATGGATGGGGGTTGCAGGAGCAAACACAAAATATGCGAACGTGTAAGACGTGACAACACGAACAGAGATACTGTCTGGGGAAGAAGCAAAGTATTCCGGAGAATAAACAAAGTGCTTAGTGCAAGAAGCCAAGTATGATTGGATCATTTAATTGTGCAATCAACCGTTTTTCTAAAGGATGCGCTGTCTGCCATGTTACATTCACGGTGATTTTACAGCAGCTAAGAGGTGCCATTAGATCCTGCATAAGCTGCACTGACTGGACTGGGTAAAACGTATGCAGTCAAATACATCAGTCCTGCAGCAGGTCCTTCATGATATCATAATTTACACTcaggtagccaaaatgacctCACCCAGAATTGGCCTGAGCTCGGCATGCCAGCTGAAATTAGCTGGGCTGTCCAGTTGCCCGACTTGGCTGAGACTCGGCATGACTGGCGCCCCACAGTCAGGTAAAATCAGCTGGCCCGATTCTTGCTGCCAGCACTGCCATGACTGGACAGTTTTTTAGTGATTGTATTTTTTAGCTTGGTTTTATCCTCTATTTCATTTTGCTTAATCCTACGAGCCTatatttctttgtctcttttctctTATACTTTGACCTTTTTCAAGTTTCGTGTACAGTATATTTCCTGTTTATTGTTGTAGCTATGTTTACTTGATGATAACAATTTCCTGCACTCATTCTATTTTCTGTGTATCTATATAACAATCTCATCATGTCGTGTCCTCACACTGCGTCCTCTCTCCTCGTTCTTGTATATAACTGACCGCTGTGGTAAAGACCATGAGGCCCTCTGCTGGTTAAACCGGTGAAAGGTAAGCCCCTCCTCCCCTGAGCGGGGATTGGTCCATGCCTTAGCTCACGTAGCCGTTCATCCAGTAGCAGCTTCAGCGCGCGTCACGTGGTTTTCAACACCCGGAAGACCGGCCTGGAAAGTCACTCATGTCAGAAGTTTTAAGCTATTTTCTCACTGTTTTACGTTTTTAAACCATCTTTTGTTCAGCAGAGGTGTCCTCCAACATGATGCAGGCTTTGAAAGGCGTCAGACATCTTCAGTCCAGTGCTATAAAACAAGCAGGTAACTCATACATCTGTCTAACGTGTCTGTTAGACTGAGgcaatttaaaaataacttcacTGTGGTTAAGTACCTTTCATTAATGCCTTTTGTTGAACACAGTAGGAATACAGGCCACGTGGTGAACACAGGCAATGGGAAGACACTGATGTGACGGAGACTTTATGCTGTCATGGATTTCTTATTATGAGGATGAGAAATAGCATCAGTGTATTTATATATCTAACTTAAAAAGGCAGGTACACTGGGTTTGACATTAATGTAGGTATTATAGCCAGATTGCTTAAAAATCAAGAATCTTCATTTGTGTTATTTGTGCTGTGTTGTTCTGTAATTCAATTTATGatgaagcaaaaatgccaaacatttctTGGTTATACTTTCTGAATGGGGAGAATCTGCCCCATTTCCCTGTCCTCTATCattataaattaaatatctttggcTTTCGGACTGTTAGtagaacaaaacaagcaatttgagaCATCATCCTCTGCTCCCAGAACTTGTGTTATACAGAGAAAAGCAATTGTTTcagaagtaaacaaaaaaaaacctccttaaAGACCTGGTCACAAAGCTATTCCAGTGACAAGTTACATCTTCTTTTTGAAAGAGTGAGTGTATCTTTCAGTGAATATCACTGGTGAGACGAAAACTAACAGTGCCACCAGACTGGATCTCGAGACGATAGGCCACAGAAAAGGATACAGCCTTTCATGCGTATCACTAAACCACAGTGTCATTGTGTCCAGTTTCAGAGCTCTCCTTCCCGGTGCCATGGGGAGAAATCAAAGGGAAAGTCTGGGGTCCTGATCACGGTCGACCTGTGCTGTGCCTGCACGGATGGGCTGACAACTGTGGCACATTCAACACCCTCATTCCCCTGCTACCCAAAGGTAAATGTTGTTCATGTGAATCTTAACGCTGCTTTAAACATCCCAATTTCAACTCTTCTCACTTATATTATTGTGCATAAAAGTTTTTCCACGTGCCTCATTTATttcaaaaagtaaaatatacccccccaaaaaagtcaCAGTTTTGAACCGTCAAAAcgctcattcactgccattgaAACTGACTGCTCAACATTTCTTCATGTTCTCtaaattactttatttatacacataGTATATGCCATATATATCAACACGTGTCAGCCAATTCCTGCTGCCACTCACAGTGAAGAACTTTAGCTACAAGTCAACCTTTTTGGGAAATTATACTCTGAATGAGGGCGGACATTTTCCGTGGTTTCCTCAGAACTTTCTGCTTCACACAGGTTTATGGTGTTTGTTACATGCAAATGTGTACTTTTGCTGATCTTGTTGGGCAGTTTCCTGACAATAAGAAGCTCCCTGGTACTACAGGGAGAGTGGCCTCTGGACTAAGACTTGTATTTACTATTTAAACGGACCTGCCTCCCAGCTATATACTCAACAATAACGACATTTAAAGGCAAACACAGACCAGAAGCCCCCTGGTTTGTCCCTGAGTATGGCCAACTTTCCTCCAGACATCATCCCTTGCCAGAACACTGTCTGGATAATTGAATTTGTCTAATTCGATACTACTCTCAGAAGACTACCCAGCACATGCAGGTGTATAGTGTTTGACTATTTAGACTTTACCTGAGGACAGTGTGCATCTGTGCAGTGCATCTTTCCCTGCTGGTGCTGCCACTCAGCTGTTACAACAGCTGCCTCCCATCTAAAATGACAGGGGTTTGCACTCTTTTCTGGCCTATATTCATGATGCTGGATAATGATATTACTACCACTTCCCTTCAGCAAGACATTAGGGATTGTTTTTGTGCTGACGTGCTGTCTTTCAGCTAAAGTGAACACATTCAAATTTtcttcagaatttttttttgttttttgttgttgtttttgtgtccttGAAGAGATAATGTGACAATCACTTGGTGAGACTCAgtccttctctctgtccttcctGTCAGAGTGCAGATACGTGGCAGTGGACCTGTCAGGTCACGGTTGGTCGTCGCATCGTCCTCCTGGAGTTTTCTACAATTTTCCTGGGTATCTGCTGGATGTACGCAGGGTCATTGACGGTATGTGAGTTCAAGAAGTTGCACGACATATTTAGGCACGAATTCAAATGACACATCGATGATAGTTAAGGCAACAAGCTACATCTCTGTGGGAATGCAGTGTGTCCTGGAGCTTGGTGATAATTTGTTATTATTAGTTATCGCCTTCCAGTGGAAACACGTCTTGATTATATGAACCAAAATAAATGATTCTGAGCAGATGTAATTATAAACTGAGAGTTATTTAGATATTGAAGGGGTTTCTTTTTCCTATATTAAGAGTTATCCTGACAAATGTGTTACAGTTGAACTCAGTTTATTGCCTTGAACAGTAAATAGCAAAATTGCAGGGGCGttggtagcatagtggatagtgtCAGCGCCCCATGCACAGGGCTCGAATTCAGCTAGCGGCCCCCTGCTGCATGtgagtccccactctctctaagtgtattttattatgttaaaattactgtttatttaaatggcgTCCGGTGGGTTTGATGATAGCGATTTCTGGGCTGTTCCAGATAAAATAGAAAGGATCTTTCTCTGCAACAAAAATGTCTATCACCGCAGggaatcctttccataatgttgtcagacacttacagtAAGAATCTGAGcctcagtggcaaaaacaagcacttttagtggacataaattgacacGTTTCACAGCCGCTGGTTGCAGTGATCTCACTCAAAGCTAGAACACTtttttgaagaagaaaaaaaggtcagTCTGATTAGTCACTTTGATgcaaaaacataggaaaatagggtcgaggttgaaaaataccaaagtaaccgtttaacatttatttttgtcaaatcaAAGATTTATGTTGCATACATGTGCCATTATAGTTTATTCATTCTTAAAATCAAAACTATGATTGCTATAGTGATATATTTCAATCACCCAGCTCCAGTGCATCTGTGTTGCAGTTAAACCACATTAGCAACATTGTCTTTCAAGTAAAAACAGTCTCTGTGATGAGATACTAAACCAGGTTGATGATCTGTGAAATTACTCCTACAGCTCTGCAGTGGAGTAAATTCTCCATCATAGGCCACAGCATGGGTGAGtgcagctttacagcagaattaGAGCAATTACAATGCTTGTggtatatttatatgtacatttcattttttttatttgaatttcaGGTGGTAACATTGCTGGAATGGTAAGTGACAGTGTCATGACAGGCCACTGTTTTCACATGATACACATGCTGTCTCTGTAGAGAGTATTTTGCTGTACAGTGTGTTATTCAGTAACTATATTGTGTTTTCCACAGTTCAGTTCACTGTATCCTGAGATGGTGGATGCTCTTGTTTTGCTGGACTCATATGGATTCTTACCCACAGATCCGGtaattaaacagttttttttttttttataaatcagaaTAGACTGCAGTTACTACagagctgtaatttgtttaGTTAAGGGTGAAGAAAAACATAATCTGCTTTGAAATTGTGTTTCAAAatcttattacattttttacgCCAGGCTTCACAACAATTTCATAAGTCCTCCCACATGTTAAGAATTTATTGTTGCATCAGgcagttttaagaaaaaaacaataacaaaaagagATATATGTGCAGCCctttataataataaacaattCTAGGTTTTATCGTCCATACTGGCTTTCcatcatgctttaatactttcctTTGTGTGATCATGAACATGTGgtgtttaaccctttgaaacctgagcgaATTGGCTTGAAAATTCGAAATATGAAAATTagtttaaaacaaaagaaaaaagaaaaaaaatcaaagcatgAAAATTAGTAAAactaaaagaaaggaaagaaagttaaaaacaaacacacaaggaCATGACCTGGaaaaaaagtgcttaaaaattataagAATTCTGTAACATCattataaatacagtttttccctacgttttttttcttttttccctttttaaaaaataatattctaAATCTGTACATTTTTGCAATATGTGGGGCATTTCTTACAAGTTGCTCTTTgcctttttcccatgtttttgaaagaaattgcaccaacatggtcagggttcaaaggtttaaatacttgcgcAAGGCACCTGCTGGCAGCACAAGAAATGTGATGTTGCTGCaagtttcaaagggttaaaaggtCTTTAAAAGTCTTACATTTAAGTGGATGAAGCCTGCGGAAACCCATCGCTCCACCAAACATGCAGAGCAGTATGTACAAAGGAGAAGGAAAGACGAGTTGCTCATCTATGGAGTTCAAATTTactgttggaaaaaaaacagtgttgcaGGAGCTCCTGTCTGGAGAGAGCAACGTCTGTCTGTAGTGCCCCCAGATAATCTGAGTACAAGACCCCCGAACTCTCTACAAGACTGTACGACTTCATAACAATTTCTAATGAATTCTGGATTGTgagtaaatggaaaaaaatgtgtaggTCGCTTGACATTTTGAAAGGCATCACATTTAATAAATGCTTTTGTCACCAGTGTAATTAAATCTAACACAGTTTTGTCCTTTGGGTCAGGGCGAACTGCGAAGCGTTCATTTAATGTTATTGCCTGACTCCATAATATTCCAGAGCTGTGCTGTACTGTCCACTCTTGTCAGTACTTCTGAATTGCTTCATTGATCATTTATGTCTGTTTTCTTGCAGAAAGAAATGCTTGAAGTAATGAGGCAGGGGACGGATCAGATGATTGAGTATGAAAAAATGACGAGAGAGAAGACGAGGAGAGTCTACACTTATGAAAATGCAGTAGAGAGGTGTTACACCTTCCTATTCATGTTGCTTTTAAAATACTACTGCATATCCACTTATCCAGTGATGTGAGTGTTTTCTTATGAAGCCTTTTATTTCTTTCAGGCTGTTGGCTGCAAACCCAACTCTGTCTGAACACTCTGTGCGCATCCTTTTAGAGCGAGGTATAGTTGAAGTTGAAGGAGGTACGTCTTTATCTTTCCCTTCCCCTCTGCTTTTATGTTGATCCTGGGCTCTCCTGTTAGAGCAGAATGAGTTAACTCTTTGGATACATTCTgaatgtatttttctgttgcAGGTGTGGCCTTTACCAGAGACTTTCGGATTAATCTGGTAGGTTTTTGTTGAACTACGCCAACTGAGTGTCGTATGCAGCCCATAAAATGTGTGTATAGTACTACATATGTATTGTTTGACTgttgttttcagaaaaatacATCGCGCATCAGTTTTGAGCAGGCTCTGGAATTGCAGTCGGGGATACAAGCCCCCGTTTTAGTTGTTATGTAAGTTTTTCTTCCACTTCACATTTCCCTATTACATGTACCAATCTCAGCGCAATGAAAAATATACCTCACCAATATACACACcatctttttcttgtctttcttctttgtctttccaGAGCAGAGGACGGCTTTGAGAAACTATTTGTGAAACCAGAGCACAGACCATTTACATCAGCAATTCTCCAGGCCTATAGGGACAgaaatgtgagtgtgtttttacagCGTTTGTGTAAAGTACGTACGCTTGCATCTTGGTGTTTATTTTTAGCCGttaagcctgtgtgtgtgtaattgtgcctagtagacagacaggcaggcagacggacagacagagggCTGCACAGATGCAAAAGTAGCTGCGTAGTGTGAGCTCAGTGTCTCAGAGGCAGCAGAAATCTTTATAGCTGTGAACCTCAAACACTGACCTACATACTGGAGCTCGGTCAAGTGCTGCTgatgagagagaaaacaaaagacgCGCGTCAACTTAGCATCTCCAGTGATTGTCTCTTTCCAAGTTAGCTggtgataataacaataaaaatcagCTACTGTACAACAGAGGAGAGGTTGGGATGTCAGAATACTAATGATTTTAGAGCGGCTATAATCAGTATTTCTATAATAATatcaatgaaatgaaatgaaaagagtCCCTTCACTTCTTATCATAAATAGCTGgtccatgcttttttttttttttttttttttttggacaaaacaaatgtCTCGAGGAGGCCCACACAGCCTCAATATGTGCCCGGCATAGCCTCTTTCAGTATAAGGTGCATTGCCTTCATTTCTCAAAAGTCAAACTCTAAAATGTTCTCAGATGTTGATTTCACTTGTGACAGGCGCAGACTTTCTCCTGCACCCTTAGCACACTCATTCTGTCTGAGTCCTAATTTTTGGGGTTCGATCCTCAAAACACtgtcagatatttttaaaatgaaaatttaccTAGATCCTTTGACAGCTGTTTTGGCATAGCAGGAGAGGGAAATAAGAATCTTTTAAAGATCAAAACTCAAAACAGTGAGATTTGTCACTTTATTAGCATGTAGATAAATCTTTCTCCACTGGAAGAACCCTCATCCACTGAGTCCAGCTCAGTGGATGAGGAAAGTGATGCAGAATTTCAAACTTGAGAAACTTAGGTTCACATTAAATGGCTCTTCTGATAGATTAATGAGAAAATTGAATCCATTTATGGAATATTAAAAATTAGACTCTAAGCACCCACTTTATTGATTGACTCGAAGTAAGTCACATTTACTTTTGTTCTACATCCTGCCTCGAGATCCAGTCCTTGAAATCACAAACAGGAct from Epinephelus fuscoguttatus linkage group LG3, E.fuscoguttatus.final_Chr_v1 includes:
- the serhl gene encoding serine hydrolase-like protein, with the translated sequence MMQALKGVRHLQSSAIKQAVSELSFPVPWGEIKGKVWGPDHGRPVLCLHGWADNCGTFNTLIPLLPKECRYVAVDLSGHGWSSHRPPGVFYNFPGYLLDVRRVIDALQWSKFSIIGHSMGGNIAGMFSSLYPEMVDALVLLDSYGFLPTDPKEMLEVMRQGTDQMIEYEKMTREKTRRVYTYENAVERLLAANPTLSEHSVRILLERGIVEVEGGVAFTRDFRINLKNTSRISFEQALELQSGIQAPVLVVIAEDGFEKLFVKPEHRPFTSAILQAYRDRNHSVVVTVPGDHHIHLNNPEVVAPLVSDFLLTKLLKRTAKQTEKQASVS